The genomic stretch GCTTCCGTTCTTCAGGAGGGATGATGTTGCAACGAGAAAACATTGGCATTCTAGTACCTCTCATCATTGCTTCTTTCTGCTAGCACTTTTGAAGTCTATTATGAAAAGTAAGCCGTACAACGGAAATAGGAGTTCAAGTTTTCATGATGCAAAAAATCCAAACTCTTCTGCTATTAACTGCAGTAGTGTTTGGATTTTTTATAGATAAAACAAGATTCATATTATGCCCTTTTAAAACAGTTCTAAATCAATCCTTCCCTCTGGTCATCAAATCCAGCAGCAGTTGAAATTTCTGCATCACGTCTGTCATATCCAGCTGAAGCGCTTCATTGATTTGATTGATTCGGTAGTTGACTGTGTTTGGATGAACAAAGAGCGCTGCCGCAGTTGGCTTGATTTTACAGTTATGCAGCAAGTATAGTTCCAGCGTCTTGAACAATTCTTTTTTATCATTCGGATCAAGTCTTCGTATCTTTTTTAAATCTTCGCTTTCATAGCCAAGTTCCTTGTTTTTATCGGCAATGGCTTGCAGATAACGGCAAACATGCAAATCCTTATAATACAACGGTACTGGCCGATGCGTGAGTTTTATCGCTTGAATTACTTCTCTAGCTTGTGCGGCGCTCGTTAACATATCAATTGAATCTTGGTAAACACTGCCGACACCGCTAAGAATACAAGCTCCTTTGTCCTTCGCATAATCGCGAATCCTTTGAATGACTTCTCTGGCTAATGTTTCGATTGGTGCATCAGCTTGCTTACCGCCATGAACGATTAGTAATGTATCATCCTTAATCAGCACATGATGTAATTTATCCTCTAGCTGAAGCGATGTTTGTGCGACTTGCTGCAAATCATACAGCAGCTTCTCATCCCATTGCGGCAGTTCAACAGCCGCAACAGCAAAATAATCTGGCAGGACGACACCAAACTCCTTTGCCCCCCATTCTAAATCAGAAGAGCGCTTATACAAATTATTGAAAATATTTCGATAAAATTGATCCTTCTTTTCCTCCTGCTTCAGCTTCGATTTTTGGATGTCATAGATGAGCCGACCGATATGGAAAGAAATCTCGTAAAGAAAATTAACATCTGATGCAGACAACGGCTGCTCCATCTCCTGAATCCAGACATAACCCATGACACGTTCTTCATGCTTTGCGCTTACCACAATCCTAGTATTTAACCCAATCTCCGGCATCGCTAAAACAGTGAAAGGACGTTCGTAAGTTTTCAGCTTGTTAACGATCCCCGCTTCAATAAATCTTTCATAAATAGGCAGTGTCCACTTCTTTGTGAATATTGTCTGCTGATTTGCATCATCAAAATGATGTACATAGTGCGAATTGTACGCTAGCAGCGTATAATCAGCACTCTCAACGATCACTGGTCTTTCCAGCTCAAAGCTTAGTAAATCGATGACAGCATCCAAATCGTTGATGGATAAAACACGATCGAATAACTCCATAACTCATTTCCCCTAAGCATTTTCTTCTATCATAACGGACTCCATACATTTTGCCTAGTCTCTTCCAATTTTTCCATGTGATATATAAATATTATTACTAAATTTAATTAGAAAGCGTTATCTTCTTGTTTTATAAAATTTATAGCTAAAATGTACTACATAATCCCTTCTTCCTACCGATAATAATGTGTAGCCAGTAATACAGCACAGAGAGGAATAAAGTATAGATATGGAAGAAACAAAAAAGAGAGGTAATTTCTTTACCCGAAAAATTTTACGCAAAATCATTTACCCGATTGTTGCGATGTTTATTTTATCAGGACTCGTAACCGCCTACTTCGGTTACCAATTCAGCCGCACGACGATGTTGGAATCTCAAACAGAACAAATGAAAGATCAAACGGTTGTACAGCTAAACAGTATTTATGACTTATTCCTTGAGAATATAGAAAATAGTCTGGACAGCATTAGTAAGATGCAATCACTACGAAATAACAATATGGACCGATTGGGTGCAACATTCGAAAGTTATGCAAAAGATAATGACAATATCGAATCCATTTTCTATCAGCCAATGGAAGGTGAAATGCTATCTTATCCAGAAGCTACTCTTCCGGAGGATTTCGACCCAACAACACGGCCATGGTATAAACTTGGTTTAGAGTTACAAGAAAACCCCGGCTACACTGACCCATATGTATCAACAACCACCGGCGAACAAGTTGTCGATGCAGTACAGCCTATCTTTGACAATAACAACGAGTTAAAAGGAATGCTGATTGTTGAATTTAGACTTTCTTCATTAAAAGAGCTTACCGAGCAAGTGCAAGTAGCAGAGACAGGCTATGCTGTTGCTTTTGATTCATCAGGTCACTTCCTATCTCATCCGAATGAAGAGTATCTAGGAACAGATGCGACGGAAAATGAGTTCTGGGAAAAAATGATGGCTTCAGGTCGCTCTGGAATTGTCCATTATGAATTCGAAGGCGAAGATCGCGCATTAGCCTTCACAACGAATGACCGTACTGGTTGGACAATTGCAGCAATTGTTCCGACAAAAGAATTCAGCGACTTAGCGAGCGGGATCATCCTGCCTCTTTTAATCACTGTACTCGTCGTTCTTGCTATAGCAATTCTTGTTACCTTCTTCGTTGTTAACTCTGTCGTACGACCAATTCAAGTACTTCGAGATAAAATGAAGCATGTAGAAGATGGTGACCTGACTGTTCGAATGGAAACAAAATCAAATGATGAGATTGGCGATCTATCAAACAGCTTTAACACAATGATAGGCAACATACACGACATGATGCACCATAACACGGAGATTTCTGCAAATGTTCAATCTGCATCCCAAGCTTTGTCTGCTAATGCCGAAGAAAACGCCGCAACGTCTAGTGAAGTAGCAGCAACAATGGAAGAGATTTCTGCTGGAACACAAAGCTTAGCAGAAATTATGGAACGCAATGCTGTTGCAACAGAGGCTCTATCTCAGAATATCAAACTAGTAGATGCACACAATCAGCAAGTGTATGAAGAAGCGCTTGTCATGACAGAATCCGCTAAAGTAGGCGGATCACAGATGCAAGACTTGATTGAGCAATCGAAGGATGCAATTGAAGCTACTGGTAAGATCGAAGCAGCAGTCAAAAGTCTGCAGCAAAAATCCAGCAATATTGGCGGTATTGTGAATACTATTACCGACATCGCTGGACAAACGAACTTGCTCGCTCTTAATGCAGCAATTGAAGCAGCGCGTGCTGGCGAAAGCGGCAAAGGCTTCGCTGTTGTAGCAGATGAAGTTCGCAAACTAGCTGAACAAACGGAAACAGCATTGCGAGATATTGCAAGCATCGTACAAGAGATTCAATCAGAAACAGCCGAGACAGCAGCATTTGCCTCTAAAACAGGTGATGTAGTAAGAGGACAAGAAACGGCTGTTAATAGTACAAAAGAAATCTTTATTCAGATCCAAGAGGCAATCACCCACAATATGGAGCTGACTGCTCAAACGAAGGAAGAAATGAAATCCATGATGGAGCGAGAAGCAACGCTTGCTACCAATACGGGTGAAATTGCAGCAATCAGCCAGGAAACGGCAGCCGGCACAGAAGAAATAACGGCTTCTGTAGCGGATCAAAGTCACTCTATGGAACAATTGAAAGAACTGGCAGAGAAGTTAGAAGCAGATTCTAATACGCTGCAAGAGCAGCTGCAGCAGTTTAAATTGTCATAAAAGAGATCTATAAAAATCCAAACAATACTGCAATTATAGCAGCATTGTTTGGATTTTTTGCATTTGCATTGGAAACGAAGATGAGAGCATCGCTTCGGAAATACACTCCGCTTTCCTGCGGGCGGCTGGTGAGTCTCCGTGTATTTCCTACGCTGTTTTTTGTTATGTGATACCTTCACTCGGGGAGGTAAAATACGTAGACTCCTCGAAAATAAGAAGCGATTTTCTTGTCGGTCTCTTACTTCAATTGCTATACCTGTCCAACGGTAACAGCAAGAGTTGAAGAGGCAGCGGCCGTCGGAGGAATGCAGTAAAACAGTAGGCATGTATGAATCGTTCGCTTTCAGGATGAATTAACCTTGTTTTTTATCATTTGTCTCCGAACATTATCTTCCGAATTTGTTCCACCGGCATGTCTTCTCCTGTAAATAACTTATACGCTAATGCGCCTTGCCAAAGAACCATGCCTAAGCCGTTGATAGCTTTAGCTCCAGCTGCTTCTGCTTGTGCGAGCAATTTGGTTCTTATCGGGTTGTAAACGACATCACTTACCGTCAAGTCGTCACGCAGTACATCTAGCATGCCATCCAAGATACTAAAGTTATCGTGTGGCTTCATCCCTAGGCTTGTTGCATTTGTGAGCAGCGTACTTTCCGAGATTTCGTTTCGAAGTGCGTTTTTATCTTCAAATGGAAATACATTAGCCGTTACACCGTACGCTTTCATCTCCCTATTGATAAACGCCACATTCTCTTTTGCATTTGCAAAAAGATTATCTTGTCTGGCAAATACACTTAGTTCTTTAATTCCTGCTTGTACTAATTGAATGGCGATTGGAGCTGCCACACCGCCGGATCCTACAAGTGTTACCTTTATCCCTTCCAGCGGTACACACTGTTCTTTTAAATTCATCACATATCCAAGGCCATCCGTATTATAGCCAATCAATTTTCCATCTTGATGAACAACTGTATTGCTGGCACGAGCCAGTCTTGCCGAATCATCCAGCTCGTCCAAATACTGCATGATTGCTATTTTATTCGGCATGGATACATTAAAGCCTGCTGCACCTAACGCTTTCATACCTTTTACAGAAGCTTGCAAACCTTCCGTTCCAACATCAAAAGCCAAATACGCATAATTCAGACCACTGATGGTGTAGCCTAAATTATGCATGGCAGGTGTTATACTATGCCCAATCGGGGACGCAAGCAATCCTATTAACGTCGTCTTGCCGTCAATTTGGGCAAGGTTTTTATCTTTTATGGTCACTTTGAAACCTCCAGTCTCAGATAATAGCAAGTCATTACTTATACCCTATTATACGGAGGTTCCGCTCATGACCTTGTAAACAAAAACTGCTAAACAAAAGCAGGCAGCGGATCTTCTAATGCTGTGAAATCTTGCTTCATTTCCTCATCTGTTACTAAACACAAATCTAGCTCGTGGGTCATTTTCTCTTCATTCATCTTCATGCCGATAAACACAATCTCCGTCATTCTGTCTCCATAGTCAGGATGCCACCTGCTATCCAAATCGGGATCCTCTGCACGCAGCTGTTTTTGTTCTTCTTCCGCGTACGTCACCACCCAGGGACCGGCAGCTTCCAACGTCAGTGACTGGCCAGCTTGTGATAGTAAACCGCTCATGTCCGGGCGTGATGCCAGCCAGAAAAAGCCTTTTGATCGCACCACTTCTGCTGGCCATTGCTCCAGCCATTTCATCCAGCGTTCTGGGTGAAACGGACGTCTGCTTCGATAAACAAAAGATGCAATACCATACTCTTCTGTCTCCGGAATATGTTCATTGTTCAGTTCCTTAATCCAGCCGGCAGACTGACTTGCTTTTTCAAAGGAGAAAGTGTTGGTATTAAGCACCAGTTCAGGGCTAATTTTGCCGTATGTTGTTTGGTGGATGGCTGCGTCTGGATTCAATGTGTGAAGCAAGCTGTACAGCTCGTTAACTTTCTTCTGTTCTAGCTGATCAATCTTATTTAGCAAAATGACATCGGCAAATTCAATCTGATCAAGCAGCAAGTCGGAAATCTCCCGCTCGTCTTCTTCGACTGCTTCTTGCTGTCGATCTAGTAATGTTTCTCCTGATTGATAGTCATGCCAGAAACTGCCCGCGTCCACAACTGTTACCATCGTATCCAGACGGGTTTTGGCAGACAAATCAATGCCTAGCATATCCTCTTGCAGCGTAAAGCTTTGCGCGACAGGAATAGGTTCAGAAATTCCCGTAGACTCAACAATAATATAATCAATATCCAAATCTGCCAGTTTATCAATCTCGACAATTAAATCCTCTCTCAAGGTACAGCAGATGCAGCCGTTTTCCAGCTGAATCAGTTTTTCATCTGTACGCTTCAGCCCACCTTGTTCTACGAGCTGTGCATCAATATTGATTTCACTCATATCATTGACGAGCACACCTATTTTTACGTTTTGCTTATTAGAAAGCAAATGATTTAACAGGGTCGTCTTACCTGCCCCTAAATAACCGCTCAGCACGGTTACAGGTATGTTCTGTTTCATGTGTTACCAGCTCGCCTTCTTCACGCCCGGAATTTGCCCTTTATGTGCATACTCACGAAATTTAATTCGACTCATCCCAAATTTACGCATGTAGCCGCGCGGACGTCCGGATATTTCACAGCGACTTTTTAATCTGGTTGGAGAGGAATCACGAGGAAGCTTTCGCAATGCTTCATAATCTCCCTTTGCTTTTAACTCTCTGCGCAGCTCGGCGTATTTTGCTACCAATTCTTGTCGCTGCTTCTCTTTTGCCACTTTTGATTTTTTAGCCATTGTTATTCCTCCTAAATTAGTTTGCGGTTTGGATGTTCCATTGAAATGGGTCTTGCAGCTGTGACCAATCACTGGCAAGTTCGGTTTCAGTCAGTAAACAACGGTCTAATTCTTCTGTGATCGCTTGCTGGTCCAAATCGGTTCCGATGAAAACAAGCTGTGTCATGCGGTCGCCATATGTTGGATGCCAGACTTTATCCAACGAAGGATTTTCCCGACGTAAAAATGCTTGCCGGTCTTTATCCAGCGTCGCCACCCAGTAAGAAACCGGCTCTATATTTGCTGCTGGTCCTGCCTGAGAGAGCAGCAAAGCAAATTGATTGCGAGTCGCACACCATGTAATGCCTTTCGACCGGACGATGTTCTCCGGCATTGTCTCGACAAAGTGCATAAAACGCTGGGAGTGGAACGGATGTTGACGGATGTAAGTAAATGATCCAATCCC from Terribacillus sp. DMT04 encodes the following:
- a CDS encoding quinate/shikimate dehydrogenase (YdiB; quinate/shikimate dehydrogenase from Escherichia coli uses both NAD and NAD(P) to convert quinate and shikimate to 3-dehydroquinate and 3-dehydroshikimate); translation: MKDKNLAQIDGKTTLIGLLASPIGHSITPAMHNLGYTISGLNYAYLAFDVGTEGLQASVKGMKALGAAGFNVSMPNKIAIMQYLDELDDSARLARASNTVVHQDGKLIGYNTDGLGYVMNLKEQCVPLEGIKVTLVGSGGVAAPIAIQLVQAGIKELSVFARQDNLFANAKENVAFINREMKAYGVTANVFPFEDKNALRNEISESTLLTNATSLGMKPHDNFSILDGMLDVLRDDLTVSDVVYNPIRTKLLAQAEAAGAKAINGLGMVLWQGALAYKLFTGEDMPVEQIRKIMFGDK
- a CDS encoding CdaR family transcriptional regulator; protein product: MELFDRVLSINDLDAVIDLLSFELERPVIVESADYTLLAYNSHYVHHFDDANQQTIFTKKWTLPIYERFIEAGIVNKLKTYERPFTVLAMPEIGLNTRIVVSAKHEERVMGYVWIQEMEQPLSASDVNFLYEISFHIGRLIYDIQKSKLKQEEKKDQFYRNIFNNLYKRSSDLEWGAKEFGVVLPDYFAVAAVELPQWDEKLLYDLQQVAQTSLQLEDKLHHVLIKDDTLLIVHGGKQADAPIETLAREVIQRIRDYAKDKGACILSGVGSVYQDSIDMLTSAAQAREVIQAIKLTHRPVPLYYKDLHVCRYLQAIADKNKELGYESEDLKKIRRLDPNDKKELFKTLELYLLHNCKIKPTAAALFVHPNTVNYRINQINEALQLDMTDVMQKFQLLLDLMTRGKD
- a CDS encoding methyl-accepting chemotaxis protein, with translation MEETKKRGNFFTRKILRKIIYPIVAMFILSGLVTAYFGYQFSRTTMLESQTEQMKDQTVVQLNSIYDLFLENIENSLDSISKMQSLRNNNMDRLGATFESYAKDNDNIESIFYQPMEGEMLSYPEATLPEDFDPTTRPWYKLGLELQENPGYTDPYVSTTTGEQVVDAVQPIFDNNNELKGMLIVEFRLSSLKELTEQVQVAETGYAVAFDSSGHFLSHPNEEYLGTDATENEFWEKMMASGRSGIVHYEFEGEDRALAFTTNDRTGWTIAAIVPTKEFSDLASGIILPLLITVLVVLAIAILVTFFVVNSVVRPIQVLRDKMKHVEDGDLTVRMETKSNDEIGDLSNSFNTMIGNIHDMMHHNTEISANVQSASQALSANAEENAATSSEVAATMEEISAGTQSLAEIMERNAVATEALSQNIKLVDAHNQQVYEEALVMTESAKVGGSQMQDLIEQSKDAIEATGKIEAAVKSLQQKSSNIGGIVNTITDIAGQTNLLALNAAIEAARAGESGKGFAVVADEVRKLAEQTETALRDIASIVQEIQSETAETAAFASKTGDVVRGQETAVNSTKEIFIQIQEAITHNMELTAQTKEEMKSMMEREATLATNTGEIAAISQETAAGTEEITASVADQSHSMEQLKELAEKLEADSNTLQEQLQQFKLS
- a CDS encoding GTP-binding protein; protein product: MKQNIPVTVLSGYLGAGKTTLLNHLLSNKQNVKIGVLVNDMSEINIDAQLVEQGGLKRTDEKLIQLENGCICCTLREDLIVEIDKLADLDIDYIIVESTGISEPIPVAQSFTLQEDMLGIDLSAKTRLDTMVTVVDAGSFWHDYQSGETLLDRQQEAVEEDEREISDLLLDQIEFADVILLNKIDQLEQKKVNELYSLLHTLNPDAAIHQTTYGKISPELVLNTNTFSFEKASQSAGWIKELNNEHIPETEEYGIASFVYRSRRPFHPERWMKWLEQWPAEVVRSKGFFWLASRPDMSGLLSQAGQSLTLEAAGPWVVTYAEEEQKQLRAEDPDLDSRWHPDYGDRMTEIVFIGMKMNEEKMTHELDLCLVTDEEMKQDFTALEDPLPAFV
- the rpsN gene encoding 30S ribosomal protein S14; the protein is MAKKSKVAKEKQRQELVAKYAELRRELKAKGDYEALRKLPRDSSPTRLKSRCEISGRPRGYMRKFGMSRIKFREYAHKGQIPGVKKASW